A single genomic interval of Blattabacterium sp. (Nauphoeta cinerea) harbors:
- the trpA gene encoding tryptophan synthase subunit alpha — protein MNPIHNLFINKNKNILCIYFTAGFPHLNSTGKIIQILQSTSVDLIEIGIPYSDPLADGIIIQKSHKTSLNNGMNISLLFDQIEELKEKIKVPIILMGYYNQFYQFGEDQFLKKCKKSGVSGLILPDLPIDIYANKYQNIFKKHLLSMIFLITPKTSNSRIFMLSKISDGFLYIVSSSSTTGNVHPFGKEQISFFERIRKLSINTPKLIGFGINNKETFDLSCKYANGGIIGSSFIQSLNKNKLEESIKTFIKSII, from the coding sequence ATGAACCCAATTCATAATTTATTTATAAATAAAAATAAAAATATATTATGCATTTATTTTACAGCAGGATTTCCTCATTTAAATAGTACAGGTAAAATAATCCAAATTTTGCAATCTACATCTGTAGATTTGATTGAAATAGGAATTCCTTATTCTGATCCTTTGGCAGATGGAATAATTATACAAAAAAGTCATAAGACTTCGTTAAATAATGGAATGAATATTTCTTTATTATTTGATCAAATAGAAGAATTGAAAGAAAAAATAAAAGTTCCTATTATTCTCATGGGATATTATAATCAATTTTATCAATTTGGTGAAGATCAATTTTTAAAAAAATGTAAAAAATCAGGTGTTTCAGGATTAATTTTACCGGATTTACCAATTGATATTTATGCAAATAAATATCAAAATATATTTAAAAAACATTTGTTATCTATGATATTTTTAATTACCCCAAAAACCAGTAATTCCAGGATTTTTATGTTAAGTAAAATCAGTGATGGATTTTTATATATAGTTTCTTCTAGTTCTACTACAGGTAATGTTCATCCTTTTGGAAAAGAACAAATATCTTTTTTTGAACGTATTAGAAAATTATCTATAAATACTCCAAAATTAATTGGTTTTGGTATAAACAACAAAGAAACTTTTGATTTATCATGTAAATATGCTAATGGAGGGATCATAGGAAGTTCTTTTATTCAATCATTAAATAAAAATAAATTGGAAGAAAGCATCAAAACTTTCATAAAATCTATCATATAA
- a CDS encoding YggS family pyridoxal phosphate-dependent enzyme yields the protein MIEDRFFSIKKSIPKNVKILAISKNQDISSIKKLYKIGHRDFGENYIQEIVKKYKKLPKDIRWHMIGKIQSNKLKYIIPFIHLIHSVQNIKQINIINQIAFKHKKIINCLLQIKISNEKNKSGITSQEASKILENNTLKYIKNIKIIGIMGMASFQELTKVHNEFSYLQKLYNKYKNKYGHSILSMGMSRDYNIAIKYGSTIVRLGTLIFGDRKKLYDRFYESFDAFFQFIFI from the coding sequence ATGATAGAAGATAGATTTTTTAGTATAAAAAAATCGATTCCAAAAAATGTAAAAATTTTAGCAATTTCTAAAAATCAAGATATCTCTTCCATAAAAAAATTATATAAGATAGGACATAGAGATTTTGGTGAAAATTATATTCAAGAAATAGTAAAAAAATATAAAAAATTGCCAAAAGACATTCGATGGCATATGATTGGAAAAATTCAAAGTAATAAATTAAAATATATAATACCTTTTATTCATTTAATTCATAGCGTACAAAATATAAAACAAATTAACATAATAAATCAGATAGCTTTCAAACATAAAAAAATTATAAATTGTCTTTTACAAATAAAAATTTCTAATGAGAAAAATAAATCAGGAATTACTTCTCAAGAAGCTTCCAAAATATTGGAAAATAATACTTTAAAATATATAAAAAATATCAAAATAATAGGAATAATGGGAATGGCTTCTTTTCAAGAATTAACAAAAGTACACAATGAATTTTCATATTTACAAAAATTATATAATAAATATAAAAACAAATATGGTCATTCCATTCTTTCTATGGGAATGAGCAGAGATTATAATATAGCCATTAAATATGGAAGCACAATTGTTCGATTAGGGACTTTAATTTTTGGTGATAGAAAAAAATTATATGATAGATTTTATGAAAGTTTTGATGCTTTCTTCCAATTTATTTTTATTTAA
- the serC gene encoding 3-phosphoserine/phosphohydroxythreonine transaminase: MKVHNFNAGPSILPKEVVIKSAQSVMDFNDTGLSLLEISHRSADFLEIIEKSTFLVKRITNLNDDYAILFIQGGATLQFSMVPYNLMNKKAAYLDTGFWAYNAIKEAEKFGKVRISFSGKNENYTYISKNYRIPYDMDYFHCTSNNTIVGTQMKIFPKTSIPIVCDMSSDIFSRQLDFCQFSLIYASAQKNVSPAGMTIVIIKKDILGKFKRNIPSYMDYRIHIQNNSILNTPNVFSIYTSMLTLEWIENQGGLSILEKKNQHKAKLLYDEIDQNNLFENKIHKENRSNMNVSFFLKNKNLEKEFNKMWKKENIIGLDGHRYLGGYRASIYNALPLESVLFLIEIMKEFERKFS, from the coding sequence ATGAAAGTACACAATTTCAATGCGGGTCCTTCTATTTTACCAAAAGAAGTTGTTATAAAATCAGCTCAATCTGTAATGGATTTTAATGATACCGGATTATCTTTACTTGAGATTTCTCATAGAAGTGCAGATTTTTTAGAAATAATCGAAAAATCAACTTTTTTAGTAAAACGTATTACGAATTTAAATGATGATTATGCTATTTTATTTATTCAAGGGGGAGCTACATTACAATTTTCAATGGTCCCATACAATTTAATGAATAAAAAAGCGGCTTATTTAGATACAGGATTTTGGGCATACAATGCTATTAAAGAGGCTGAAAAATTTGGAAAAGTAAGAATTTCGTTTTCCGGTAAAAATGAAAACTATACATATATATCAAAAAATTATCGTATCCCATACGATATGGATTATTTTCATTGCACATCTAATAATACAATAGTTGGAACACAGATGAAAATATTTCCTAAAACATCTATCCCAATAGTTTGTGATATGTCTTCTGATATTTTTAGTCGACAATTAGATTTTTGTCAATTTAGTTTGATTTATGCATCTGCACAAAAAAATGTAAGTCCTGCAGGAATGACTATTGTGATTATAAAAAAAGATATTTTAGGAAAATTCAAAAGAAATATTCCTTCTTATATGGATTATAGAATCCATATACAAAATAATAGTATTTTAAATACTCCAAATGTTTTTTCTATTTATACTTCTATGTTGACTTTAGAATGGATAGAAAATCAAGGAGGTCTTTCTATTTTAGAAAAAAAAAATCAACATAAAGCTAAATTATTATATGATGAAATAGATCAAAATAATTTATTTGAAAATAAAATACATAAAGAAAACCGTTCTAATATGAACGTTTCTTTTTTTTTAAAAAATAAAAATTTAGAAAAAGAATTCAATAAAATGTGGAAAAAAGAAAACATTATAGGATTAGATGGTCATAGATATTTAGGAGGCTATCGTGCTAGCATATATAATGCACTTCCATTAGAAAGTGTTTTATTTCTTATTGAAATTATGAAAGAATTCGAAAGAAAATTCTCATAA
- the tilS gene encoding tRNA lysidine(34) synthetase TilS produces the protein MEIRKKVCVAVSGGLDSMVLINLLLKIPEIESEVAHCNFSLRDEESNQDEIFIKNFCTKQNIICHVKKFDTLNFSKKWKLSIQMTARKLRYDWFEELLKKNSYEYMVLGHHFDDSIETFFINVFRGTGMKGLLGIPKKNGRFIRPLSDFTKKEILHYAKIKNIKWRFDTSNQDFKYLRNKIRSVLSMFYSCSFRNGLKKTINFLHEENFLIEQKIEEVRQEITIEKKDSPFFWRMNCKKIRELQPLSFYLFKLFSPYGFNDINSMRRLIYAQSGKQLLSKLKLYRLIKNRTNWILVSHQLLSINQNKIYMISNLKVTNKMFLPVDIKFFYNPKKETNKNMLIIDFEKIQFPLLLRTWRKGDFFYPFKMKGKKKISKYYKEKKFSLLEKEHTWLLINGNEHIILVIGNRLDDRFKVTKNTKKY, from the coding sequence ATGGAAATTAGAAAAAAAGTATGTGTAGCTGTGAGTGGTGGATTAGACAGTATGGTATTAATTAATTTATTACTTAAAATTCCTGAAATAGAATCAGAAGTTGCTCATTGTAATTTTTCCTTAAGAGATGAAGAATCTAATCAAGATGAAATTTTTATAAAAAATTTTTGTACAAAACAAAATATAATATGTCATGTAAAGAAATTTGATACTTTAAATTTTTCTAAAAAATGGAAGTTATCTATACAAATGACTGCTAGAAAACTTAGATATGATTGGTTCGAAGAATTGTTAAAAAAAAATTCATATGAATATATGGTTTTAGGGCATCATTTTGATGATTCTATAGAGACTTTTTTTATAAACGTTTTCAGAGGGACTGGAATGAAAGGATTATTGGGGATCCCCAAAAAAAATGGCCGATTTATTCGTCCTTTATCTGATTTTACTAAAAAAGAAATTTTACATTATGCAAAAATAAAAAATATAAAATGGAGATTCGATACTAGTAATCAAGATTTTAAATATTTAAGAAATAAAATTCGTTCAGTTTTATCTATGTTTTATTCGTGTTCATTTCGTAATGGATTAAAAAAAACTATAAATTTTCTTCATGAAGAAAATTTTTTAATAGAACAAAAAATAGAAGAAGTTCGTCAGGAAATTACAATAGAAAAAAAAGATTCTCCATTTTTTTGGAGAATGAACTGTAAAAAAATAAGAGAATTACAACCTTTATCTTTTTATTTGTTTAAATTATTTTCTCCATATGGGTTTAATGATATCAATAGTATGAGACGTCTTATTTATGCACAGTCTGGTAAACAACTTTTATCTAAATTGAAACTATATCGTCTTATTAAAAATAGGACTAATTGGATATTAGTCTCTCATCAATTATTATCAATAAATCAAAATAAGATTTATATGATCTCAAATTTAAAAGTTACTAATAAAATGTTTTTACCTGTTGATATAAAATTTTTTTATAATCCAAAGAAAGAAACCAATAAGAATATGTTGATTATAGATTTTGAAAAAATACAATTTCCATTATTATTAAGAACATGGAGAAAAGGAGATTTTTTTTATCCTTTTAAAATGAAAGGAAAGAAAAAAATAAGTAAATATTATAAAGAAAAAAAATTTTCTCTTTTAGAAAAAGAACATACATGGTTATTAATTAATGGAAATGAACATATTATTTTAGTTATAGGAAATCGTTTAGATGATAGATTCAAAGTAACAAAAAATACAAAAAAATATTAG
- a CDS encoding shikimate kinase produces MKISLIGYMGSGKTTVGKILAEKLNFNFYDLDTLLVENENDSIHDIFKKKGELSFRKKEHSMLNKILKQKKNMFYQLEEGLLVFIIIFICNKYSNTFYLKTDSYTLFKRLFLEKTTRPLISHLSKNELFIFIMKHLSKRIYFYEKSLKKIDISKKTQHEIVQEIVKFVS; encoded by the coding sequence ATGAAAATTTCTTTAATTGGATATATGGGAAGTGGAAAAACTACTGTAGGAAAAATACTAGCGGAAAAGTTAAATTTTAATTTTTACGATTTGGACACTCTTCTTGTTGAAAATGAAAATGATTCTATTCATGATATTTTTAAAAAAAAAGGAGAACTTTCTTTTAGAAAGAAGGAACATTCCATGTTAAATAAAATTTTAAAACAAAAAAAAAATATGTTTTATCAGTTGGAGGAGGGACTCCTTGTTTTTATAATAATATTTATTTGTAATAAATATTCAAATACATTTTATTTAAAAACTGATAGTTATACTTTATTTAAAAGATTATTTTTAGAAAAAACAACAAGACCTCTAATTTCTCATTTATCAAAAAACGAATTGTTCATATTTATTATGAAACATTTGTCGAAAAGGATATATTTTTATGAAAAATCTTTAAAAAAAATAGATATATCCAAAAAAACTCAACATGAGATAGTTCAAGAAATCGTTAAATTTGTTAGTTAA
- a CDS encoding exodeoxyribonuclease III, protein MKIISYNINGIRSGIRKGLSDWIETNQPYILCLQEIKAFPEQIDTNLFDHLGYNHYWFPSKRKGYSGVGLLCKEEPIHVEYGIGLDSIDEEGRVLRVDFKNLSVISLYVPSGNDMMKRLNFKFFFMKNFLLHIKKIKNKLNDMIICGDYNICHHEIDIYDPIRNQNISGFLPKEREWMTDFINLGFTDSFRNFVQDPHHYSWWSYRSNARKSNKGWRIDYAMVSNSLKEKMRNAYLMPEVQYSDHCPVVLEIF, encoded by the coding sequence ATGAAAATTATTAGTTATAATATAAATGGAATTAGGTCTGGAATTAGGAAAGGATTATCTGATTGGATTGAAACCAATCAGCCATATATTTTATGTTTACAAGAAATAAAGGCTTTTCCAGAACAAATAGATACAAATTTATTTGATCATTTAGGTTATAATCACTATTGGTTTCCTTCAAAAAGAAAAGGATATAGTGGTGTAGGTCTTTTGTGCAAAGAAGAACCTATTCATGTAGAATATGGAATCGGATTAGATTCTATAGATGAAGAAGGAAGAGTTTTACGTGTAGATTTCAAAAATTTGTCAGTAATTAGTCTTTATGTTCCTTCTGGAAATGATATGATGAAAAGATTAAACTTTAAATTTTTTTTTATGAAAAATTTTTTATTACACATAAAAAAAATAAAAAATAAATTGAATGATATGATCATTTGTGGCGATTATAATATTTGTCATCATGAAATAGATATTTATGATCCTATTCGGAATCAAAATATTTCAGGTTTTTTGCCAAAAGAAAGAGAATGGATGACTGATTTTATCAATTTAGGATTTACAGATAGTTTTAGAAATTTTGTTCAGGATCCCCATCATTATAGTTGGTGGAGTTATCGTTCTAATGCTAGAAAAAGCAATAAAGGATGGAGAATTGATTATGCTATGGTTAGTAATTCTTTGAAAGAAAAAATGAGAAATGCTTATCTCATGCCAGAGGTTCAATATTCCGATCATTGTCCTGTTGTGTTAGAAATTTTTTAA
- the hisG gene encoding ATP phosphoribosyltransferase translates to MDKLKIAIQKSGRLYDDSIKLLKDCSIEVNIGIDKLKTTAMNFPLEILFLRDDDIPQYLEDGVADIGIVGKNVLLEKRKRIRIKEPLGFGKCRLSIAVPKSLAYNNINDLNGKRIATSYPFLVKEFFKKRYINAEIHEISGAVEIAPGIGLADCICDLVSSGSTLFMNGLKEVETVLQSEAVLASHLHLGIPQNTIMEKLLFRIRAVRKAKNNKYILLNVPNEKLEKIISYLPGIKSPVVLPLANSECSSVHSVVNENDFWGIIENLKALGAQDILVLPIEKIIL, encoded by the coding sequence ATGGATAAACTTAAAATAGCAATTCAAAAATCGGGTCGTCTTTATGACGATTCTATAAAATTACTCAAAGATTGTAGCATTGAAGTTAACATTGGAATAGATAAGTTAAAAACAACGGCTATGAATTTCCCCCTAGAAATACTTTTTCTTAGAGATGATGATATCCCTCAATATTTAGAAGACGGAGTGGCAGATATAGGAATTGTGGGAAAAAATGTTCTTTTAGAAAAAAGAAAAAGAATAAGAATTAAAGAACCTTTGGGTTTTGGAAAATGTAGACTTTCTATAGCTGTACCTAAATCTCTGGCTTATAATAATATTAATGACTTGAATGGAAAACGTATTGCGACAAGTTATCCTTTTTTAGTTAAAGAATTTTTTAAAAAAAGATATATAAATGCAGAAATTCATGAAATATCTGGAGCAGTAGAAATAGCTCCAGGAATAGGTTTAGCAGATTGTATATGTGATTTAGTAAGTAGCGGATCCACACTTTTTATGAACGGATTAAAAGAAGTTGAGACTGTACTCCAATCTGAAGCTGTATTAGCTTCACATTTGCATTTAGGTATCCCACAAAATACTATAATGGAAAAATTGTTATTCCGAATTAGAGCTGTAAGAAAAGCTAAAAACAATAAATATATTTTGTTGAACGTACCTAATGAAAAATTAGAAAAAATAATATCTTATCTTCCAGGAATTAAAAGTCCAGTTGTTTTGCCTTTAGCAAATTCAGAATGTAGTTCCGTGCATTCTGTCGTCAATGAAAATGATTTTTGGGGAATCATAGAAAATTTAAAAGCACTTGGAGCTCAAGATATATTGGTACTTCCCATAGAAAAAATTATACTATAA
- the hisD gene encoding histidinol dehydrogenase, with the protein MIQVYIHPTHKTWKSISNRNLQNISHLRNLVVPIIDNVKTYGDIALKAYTRKYDHINIKSIRVSEEDLNKAYMKISNQLKKSIEIAYHNIKCFHEKQVHDEPQIEISKGIFCWRKTIPIEKIGFYIPGGSAPLLSTVLMLGVPGKLSGCKNIILCTPPDSNGEVHPSILYTAKYVGITHIYKVGGAQAIAAMAYGTESIPSVYKILGPGNSYVTIAKQIVSQKGIVSIDMPAGPSEVAIIADDTANPEYVAADLLSQSEHDPESYIILVTPNNQSWTEKVKEELKKQFSNISNKQNIVEKSLKKSKLIILHSLDECLTLINQIAPEHLIINCKNASFWGEKVINAGSVFLGNYSPVSAGDYASGTNHVLPTYGYAKSYSGISIESFVKKITFQKISKKGLKHLSECVNVLSSEEGLFAHKKSINIRIK; encoded by the coding sequence ATGATTCAAGTATATATTCATCCCACACACAAAACATGGAAATCTATTTCAAATAGAAACTTACAAAACATTTCTCACTTAAGAAACTTAGTAGTTCCTATTATTGACAATGTAAAAACTTATGGAGATATAGCTTTAAAAGCTTATACAAGAAAATATGATCATATAAATATAAAATCTATTCGAGTCTCAGAAGAAGATTTGAATAAAGCTTATATGAAAATTTCAAATCAATTAAAAAAATCTATTGAAATTGCATACCATAATATAAAATGTTTTCATGAAAAACAAGTACATGATGAACCACAAATAGAAATATCAAAGGGAATTTTTTGTTGGAGAAAAACTATTCCAATCGAAAAAATTGGTTTTTATATCCCAGGGGGATCTGCTCCTTTGTTATCTACTGTATTAATGTTAGGAGTTCCGGGAAAATTATCAGGATGTAAAAATATTATTTTATGTACTCCCCCAGATTCAAATGGAGAAGTTCATCCATCTATTTTATATACAGCTAAATATGTAGGGATTACACATATATATAAAGTCGGAGGAGCTCAAGCTATTGCGGCGATGGCTTATGGAACAGAAAGTATTCCTTCTGTATATAAAATATTGGGACCAGGAAATTCTTATGTAACAATAGCTAAACAAATTGTATCTCAAAAAGGAATAGTATCTATAGATATGCCTGCCGGTCCTTCAGAAGTAGCAATTATAGCGGATGATACAGCCAATCCAGAATATGTTGCTGCTGATTTATTGTCTCAATCAGAACATGATCCAGAAAGTTATATTATTTTAGTTACTCCAAATAATCAATCTTGGACAGAGAAAGTTAAAGAAGAATTAAAAAAACAATTTTCAAATATTTCTAATAAACAAAATATTGTTGAAAAATCTTTGAAAAAAAGTAAATTAATCATTCTTCATTCATTGGATGAATGTTTAACTCTAATTAATCAAATTGCTCCAGAACATTTAATTATAAATTGTAAAAATGCTTCTTTTTGGGGAGAAAAAGTGATTAATGCTGGATCTGTTTTTTTAGGAAATTACTCTCCAGTTAGTGCAGGAGATTATGCTTCTGGAACAAATCATGTACTTCCTACTTATGGTTATGCTAAATCTTATAGTGGAATCTCTATAGAGAGTTTTGTAAAAAAAATTACTTTTCAAAAAATATCTAAAAAAGGATTAAAACATTTATCAGAATGTGTTAATGTTTTATCTTCTGAAGAAGGATTATTTGCTCATAAAAAATCCATTAATATTCGGATAAAATAA
- the hisC gene encoding histidinol-phosphate transaminase, with protein MNKFNLNSLIRKNILNLDPYISARIEHHKEKNSIFLDANENSFGSPLSFLNSYNRYPDPMQKELKEKISDFKNISPSHIFLGNGSDEIIDLVYRIFSRPEIDHAIIFPPTYGMYEVSGKIHGVDVVKIFLTEEKYQLNLNQLEKVVNPYSKIIFICSPNNPTGNDLNREDIENITKKFAGIVVLDEAYIDFSNQKSLSTEIDKYPNLIILQTLSKSWGLAGLRIGIAIASEAIIGWMNKVKYPYNINLLSQEIAIKALENKDLFFFHLKNILSERKYMLESLKKIPIIQNVYPSSANFLLVKINFSSKNLYQYLMKKKIIVRDRSKIILCNNCLRITIGTHEENEYLIDQIRKFKKIKM; from the coding sequence ATGAATAAATTTAATTTGAATTCTTTAATTAGAAAAAATATTTTAAATCTGGATCCTTACATATCTGCTAGGATAGAACATCACAAAGAAAAAAATTCTATTTTTTTAGATGCTAATGAAAATTCTTTCGGTTCTCCTTTATCTTTTTTAAATTCTTATAATAGATATCCAGATCCTATGCAAAAAGAATTGAAAGAAAAAATATCAGATTTTAAAAATATTTCTCCATCTCATATATTTTTAGGGAATGGAAGTGACGAAATTATTGATTTGGTTTATCGTATTTTTTCTCGTCCTGAAATAGATCATGCTATTATTTTTCCTCCTACTTATGGAATGTATGAAGTAAGTGGAAAAATTCATGGAGTAGATGTTGTCAAAATATTTCTTACAGAAGAAAAGTATCAATTAAATTTGAATCAATTAGAAAAAGTTGTAAATCCGTATAGTAAAATCATTTTTATTTGTTCTCCAAATAATCCTACTGGAAATGATCTCAATAGAGAAGATATTGAAAATATAACAAAAAAATTTGCAGGAATTGTTGTTTTAGATGAAGCGTATATAGATTTTTCTAATCAAAAATCTTTATCAACAGAAATTGATAAATATCCAAATTTAATTATTTTACAAACACTTTCTAAATCTTGGGGTTTAGCAGGATTAAGAATAGGAATAGCTATTGCATCTGAAGCAATTATTGGATGGATGAACAAAGTAAAATATCCATATAATATTAATCTTCTTTCTCAAGAAATAGCAATTAAAGCTTTAGAAAATAAAGATTTATTTTTTTTTCATTTGAAAAACATTCTATCAGAAAGAAAATATATGTTAGAATCTTTGAAAAAAATTCCTATCATACAAAATGTATATCCTAGTTCTGCTAATTTTTTATTAGTAAAAATAAATTTTTCTTCAAAAAATCTTTATCAATATTTAATGAAAAAAAAAATTATTGTTAGAGATCGTTCAAAAATCATTTTATGTAATAATTGTTTAAGGATCACAATAGGGACTCATGAAGAGAATGAGTATCTAATAGATCAGATTCGAAAATTCAAAAAAATAAAAATGTGA
- the hisB gene encoding bifunctional histidinol-phosphatase/imidazoleglycerol-phosphate dehydratase HisB, with amino-acid sequence MKKKILFIDRDGTIIKESPPTYQIDSIEKINFYPKVIYFLSKIVQELNYDLVMVSNQDGLGTDQFPDNIFWPIHNHILNILKTEGIHFISVHIDKTFPEEKSKNRKPGIGMLTNYLKSNYYNISKSFVIGDRLTDVLLAKNLGCKSIWIKEDHSHKNLTKEEKDYTSSIDEKDLKRIISLKTDSWEKIYEYLSSITTKKLVHQRTTLETNIKISIFLYGKGRNHIQTGLGFFDHLLQQIAFHSSIDLNIQAKGDLYVDDHHTIEDIGITLGESFYQSLEDKRGIERYGFYTLPMDESLSTIALDIGGRSQLFWKVKFSREKIGKISTEMFFHFFKSFSLSAKCNLHIHTIGKNDHHKIESIFKCFGRAIKMAIQKNSSTQIPSTKGIL; translated from the coding sequence ATGAAAAAAAAAATATTATTCATTGATAGGGATGGAACAATTATAAAAGAATCTCCTCCCACTTATCAAATTGATTCTATTGAAAAAATCAATTTTTATCCTAAAGTTATATATTTCTTATCAAAAATTGTACAAGAATTAAACTATGATTTAGTTATGGTATCTAATCAAGATGGTTTGGGGACTGATCAATTTCCTGATAATATTTTTTGGCCTATTCATAATCATATATTAAACATTTTAAAAACTGAAGGAATTCATTTTATTTCTGTTCATATAGACAAAACTTTTCCAGAGGAAAAATCAAAAAATAGAAAACCTGGAATAGGAATGTTGACAAATTATTTAAAATCAAATTATTACAATATTTCCAAATCTTTTGTAATTGGAGATCGATTGACAGACGTTTTATTAGCTAAAAATCTAGGATGTAAATCTATATGGATTAAAGAGGATCATTCCCATAAAAATTTGACAAAAGAAGAAAAAGATTATACTTCTAGTATAGATGAAAAAGATTTAAAAAGAATAATATCTTTAAAAACTGATAGTTGGGAAAAGATTTATGAATATTTATCATCAATTACAACAAAAAAACTCGTTCATCAACGAACGACATTAGAAACCAATATAAAAATTTCTATTTTCCTTTATGGAAAAGGAAGAAATCATATTCAAACAGGATTGGGTTTTTTTGATCATCTTCTACAACAAATAGCATTTCATAGCTCTATAGATTTAAATATTCAAGCGAAAGGAGATCTTTATGTAGACGATCATCATACTATAGAGGATATTGGAATTACTTTAGGAGAAAGTTTTTATCAATCTTTGGAAGATAAAAGAGGAATAGAACGTTATGGATTCTACACTCTTCCTATGGATGAAAGTTTATCTACAATTGCATTAGATATTGGAGGCAGAAGCCAATTGTTTTGGAAAGTCAAATTTTCTAGAGAAAAAATAGGTAAAATTTCTACTGAAATGTTTTTTCACTTTTTCAAATCTTTTTCTTTATCTGCCAAATGTAATTTGCATATTCATACTATAGGAAAAAATGATCATCATAAAATAGAATCTATTTTTAAATGTTTTGGAAGAGCTATTAAAATGGCAATCCAAAAAAATTCTTCTACTCAAATACCTAGTACGAAAGGTATTTTGTAA
- the hisH gene encoding imidazole glycerol phosphate synthase subunit HisH, translating to MKTIIIKYPAGNVQSILFSLERIGVQATVTDSKELIQNAKKIILPGVGEANCAMQYLKEKKLDLLLSKLKQPILGICLGMQLLCKSSEESNTTCIGIFDLLVKKFQPNNKNDKVPQVGWNTIHKLKGSLFENIPDGSYQYFVHSYYVPLGKDTTAKTEYIITYSAALQKNNFYAVQFHPEKSSYVGHKILENFIRL from the coding sequence ATGAAAACGATTATTATAAAATATCCTGCCGGAAATGTACAATCAATTCTTTTTTCTTTAGAAAGAATAGGAGTACAAGCTACGGTTACAGATTCCAAAGAGTTGATTCAAAATGCAAAAAAAATTATTTTGCCTGGTGTTGGGGAAGCTAACTGTGCCATGCAATATTTAAAAGAAAAAAAACTGGATTTACTTTTATCAAAATTAAAACAACCTATATTAGGAATATGTTTGGGGATGCAATTACTTTGTAAGTCCTCAGAAGAAAGTAATACTACATGTATAGGAATTTTTGATTTATTGGTAAAAAAATTTCAACCTAATAATAAAAATGATAAAGTCCCTCAAGTAGGTTGGAATACAATTCATAAATTAAAAGGATCTCTATTTGAAAATATTCCAGATGGAAGTTATCAATATTTTGTTCACAGTTATTATGTTCCTTTAGGAAAGGATACAACAGCAAAAACAGAGTATATAATCACTTACAGTGCTGCATTACAAAAAAATAATTTTTATGCTGTACAGTTCCATCCAGAAAAATCTTCTTATGTAGGACATAAAATATTAGAAAATTTTATTCGATTATAA